A window of Candidatus Vicinibacter proximus contains these coding sequences:
- a CDS encoding zinc ABC transporter substrate-binding protein: MAKPKVIASASMWADMCAVIGSERIDLDLIVPIGSDPHLYEPTPADLVKVGNADLLLVNGLTFEGWLGKLIQNSGTKAKVVRITEGIQAIVSKDFHNATDPHAWMDVENGIIYASNITKALSELLPIYADEFAFNFGIYKKELEDLHRYVQEKINAIPIERRVLITSHDAFHYFGKKYGIQLEPLQGTSTEADVQSTTLVHIHKIIKDRGVSAIFVESTINPKMMQQLRAENKIEIGGKLYADSLGDPSSPASTYIKMLKHNATIISEALTKSVEDSQIIKNSSGKMIFLWIALFYVIAFSLIYIINRK; encoded by the coding sequence ATGGCGAAACCAAAAGTAATTGCATCGGCTTCCATGTGGGCTGATATGTGTGCTGTTATTGGTTCGGAAAGAATTGATCTTGACCTTATTGTTCCTATAGGGTCTGATCCGCATTTATATGAGCCCACCCCGGCTGATCTTGTTAAAGTAGGAAATGCGGATCTTTTATTAGTTAATGGATTGACATTTGAAGGTTGGCTAGGGAAACTAATTCAAAATTCCGGAACCAAAGCCAAGGTGGTTCGTATTACAGAAGGAATCCAGGCAATTGTGAGTAAAGATTTTCACAATGCAACTGATCCACATGCCTGGATGGATGTGGAGAATGGAATAATTTATGCCTCAAACATTACGAAAGCATTAAGTGAATTACTTCCAATATATGCAGATGAATTTGCATTTAATTTTGGAATATATAAAAAAGAGCTGGAGGATCTTCACCGATATGTTCAGGAAAAAATTAATGCAATACCAATAGAAAGAAGAGTCTTGATAACTTCTCATGACGCCTTTCATTATTTTGGAAAAAAATATGGTATACAATTGGAACCATTGCAGGGAACTTCCACCGAAGCTGATGTACAATCTACCACTTTAGTTCACATTCATAAAATTATTAAGGATAGAGGAGTATCGGCAATATTTGTGGAAAGCACAATCAATCCTAAGATGATGCAACAACTTAGAGCAGAAAATAAAATTGAAATAGGAGGTAAGTTATATGCTGATTCACTTGGAGATCCATCGAGTCCGGCCTCAACATACATAAAAATGTTAAAGCACAATGCAACAATAATTAGCGAAGCTCTTACTAAATCTGTTGAAGATTCACAAATAATTAAAAACAGC
- a CDS encoding metal-dependent transcriptional regulator — translation MLSFTEENYLKAIYKIAERNGDQNISTKAISEELGTSSASVTDMIKRLAEKQLLGYEKYYGVHLNKEGQKIALELVRKHRLWEVFLYEKLGFKWDEIHDVAEQLEHIQSITLIQKLDEFLNYPKFDPHGDPIPNQNGSFTFRHQTQLCNIKTKGTRVQVLGVRTSGAEFLKYLEGMSIYPGKELSILEYTHFDKSLMLKNEVSKTITLSFNVSKEILVKTV, via the coding sequence ATGTTAAGTTTTACGGAAGAAAATTATCTGAAGGCAATATACAAAATAGCAGAAAGAAACGGAGATCAAAACATTTCCACAAAAGCCATTTCAGAGGAATTGGGAACAAGCTCTGCCTCGGTCACGGACATGATTAAAAGACTAGCTGAAAAGCAATTGCTAGGTTATGAAAAATATTATGGTGTTCATTTAAATAAAGAGGGACAAAAGATCGCTCTAGAATTAGTCCGAAAACATCGTTTATGGGAGGTATTTTTATACGAAAAACTTGGATTTAAATGGGATGAGATTCATGATGTTGCAGAGCAGCTTGAACACATACAATCCATTACTTTAATTCAAAAGTTGGATGAGTTTCTTAACTATCCAAAATTCGACCCACATGGTGATCCTATACCGAATCAGAATGGGAGTTTTACGTTCAGGCACCAGACACAATTGTGCAATATAAAAACTAAAGGGACCCGAGTTCAAGTATTGGGTGTAAGGACTTCAGGGGCAGAATTTCTAAAATACCTGGAAGGAATGTCCATATATCCCGGTAAAGAATTATCGATACTTGAGTATACTCACTTTGACAAGTCACTCATGCTAAAAAATGAGGTATCAAAGACTATAACACTAAGTTTTAATGTAAGCAAGGAAATACTTGTTAAAACAGTATAA
- a CDS encoding nitroreductase codes for MNDDFLTLSRIIRERRAVFPQFYKPGKISKELILNILENGIWAPTHKKTQPWRFIIIQDEKLVDLSKFLAEHYKSITPVESFSEQKMTKASEKPLQSACVIALCLHRSSEELIPAWEETAALSCATQNIWLSASALGIGAYWSTPSAIYKMKEFLGLQENEECLGLFYMGWKDEISLPAERWSLDKVVREL; via the coding sequence ATGAATGATGATTTTCTTACCCTTAGCCGAATAATTCGTGAAAGAAGAGCCGTTTTTCCTCAATTTTACAAACCAGGAAAAATATCTAAAGAGTTAATATTAAACATTTTAGAGAATGGTATCTGGGCTCCTACACATAAAAAAACACAGCCTTGGAGGTTTATCATCATTCAAGATGAAAAACTAGTAGATCTCTCAAAATTTTTGGCAGAACATTATAAAAGTATCACTCCTGTAGAATCATTTTCAGAACAAAAAATGACAAAAGCTTCTGAAAAGCCTCTTCAATCAGCTTGCGTTATTGCTTTGTGCCTGCATAGAAGTTCCGAAGAGCTCATACCGGCTTGGGAGGAAACTGCCGCCCTTTCATGTGCCACCCAGAATATATGGCTATCTGCAAGTGCCTTAGGAATTGGAGCCTATTGGAGCACCCCTTCGGCTATTTACAAAATGAAAGAATTTTTAGGGTTACAAGAAAATGAAGAATGTCTTGGGCTCTTTTATATGGGTTGGAAGGATGAAATTTCTTTGCCGGCAGAAAGATGGAGTTTAGATAAAGTTGTGAGAGAATTATAA
- a CDS encoding YifB family Mg chelatase-like AAA ATPase, whose amino-acid sequence MLFKSYSAAVHGVDAKTITVEVNAGGTVAAGKINYFMVGLPDNAVKEGYQRIEAAIKNIGFSFPRVKLVVNLAPADLRKEGSSYDLPIALAILAATKQIDGNKLKDYMILGELSLDGGLRPIRGALPIAIQARKEKYKGIIVPYENAREAAIVNQVDVIGVSNLVEAVEFITGVKNILPTEFDTREEFAYQQTKFARDFSDVKGQNNIKRALEIAAAGGHNVILIGPPGAGKTMLAQRLPTILPPLSLHEALETTKIHSVAGILPGHSGLVSTRPFRAPHHTVSDVALVGGGSHPSPGEISLAHNGVLFLDELPEFKRTVLEVLRQPMEERKVTISRAKISLDYPASFMLIASMNPCPCGFYNHPEKECVCGPGMVKKYLARISGPLLDRIDLHVEVTPVSSDELMDNGKLSESSENIRLKVINARERQAERYKDFKEIHSNAQLNSSMVSELCPISSAGATLLKTAMQKLQLSARAYDRILKVSRTIADLANSEDIKIEHLAEAIHFRSLDKEGWAG is encoded by the coding sequence ATGCTTTTTAAGTCATATTCTGCCGCCGTGCATGGGGTAGATGCAAAAACAATTACCGTTGAAGTCAATGCTGGTGGCACAGTAGCCGCTGGCAAAATCAATTATTTCATGGTCGGACTTCCAGACAATGCGGTAAAAGAAGGCTATCAACGGATCGAAGCCGCAATAAAAAATATAGGTTTTTCTTTTCCACGAGTAAAATTGGTAGTAAATCTAGCCCCTGCCGACTTACGCAAAGAAGGATCTTCTTATGATTTACCCATCGCACTCGCCATACTAGCAGCAACTAAGCAAATAGATGGAAATAAACTTAAGGATTATATGATTCTGGGTGAGCTTTCCCTAGATGGGGGCTTGCGGCCGATTAGGGGAGCTCTGCCGATTGCCATCCAGGCACGAAAAGAGAAATATAAAGGTATCATCGTTCCATATGAAAATGCTCGAGAGGCAGCAATTGTGAATCAGGTTGACGTAATTGGGGTTTCCAATTTAGTTGAGGCTGTAGAGTTTATAACTGGAGTGAAAAATATTCTCCCTACTGAATTTGATACCCGCGAGGAGTTTGCCTACCAACAAACAAAATTTGCCCGCGATTTTTCGGATGTAAAAGGGCAAAACAACATTAAAAGAGCCCTGGAAATCGCCGCAGCAGGTGGTCATAATGTTATTTTAATCGGCCCCCCGGGTGCCGGTAAAACAATGCTTGCTCAAAGATTGCCAACCATCCTGCCACCATTATCTTTGCATGAAGCCCTTGAAACCACCAAAATCCATTCTGTTGCAGGTATTCTTCCTGGACATTCGGGTCTTGTAAGTACCAGACCTTTTCGTGCTCCACATCATACTGTCAGTGATGTGGCACTTGTCGGGGGAGGGAGTCATCCTTCACCAGGTGAAATTTCTTTAGCCCATAATGGGGTGTTATTTCTTGACGAACTTCCAGAGTTTAAAAGAACTGTACTTGAAGTCCTAAGACAACCGATGGAAGAAAGAAAAGTCACCATTTCTCGTGCTAAAATAAGTTTAGACTATCCGGCCAGTTTCATGCTTATCGCCTCAATGAACCCTTGTCCATGTGGTTTCTACAACCATCCCGAAAAGGAATGTGTGTGTGGACCAGGCATGGTTAAAAAATATCTGGCCAGAATTAGTGGGCCCTTACTGGATCGGATAGATCTGCATGTCGAGGTAACACCGGTTTCATCTGACGAATTGATGGATAATGGAAAACTTTCGGAAAGCTCCGAAAACATTAGGCTTAAGGTTATTAATGCTAGAGAAAGACAAGCCGAACGATATAAAGATTTTAAAGAAATACATTCAAATGCCCAACTTAATTCGAGTATGGTAAGTGAGTTATGTCCTATTAGTTCTGCAGGTGCAACTTTGTTAAAAACGGCTATGCAAAAACTCCAGCTTTCAGCCAGAGCTTATGATAGAATCTTAAAAGTGTCACGTACTATAGCAGATCTTGCTAACAGCGAGGATATAAAAATTGAACACCTGGCTGAAGCCATACATTTTCGAAGCTTAGACAAAGAAGGGTGGGCGGGATAA